From the Kitasatospora viridis genome, one window contains:
- a CDS encoding carbohydrate ABC transporter permease — MIRLRRPGRRAALPYLLLLPALAVELLVHLVPMVVGILMSFKQLTQFTIRDWTTAPAAGTANYRMALDFNAPVGRALLDSFWTTCAFTLLSVGLSWLIGTTAAVLMQDAFRGRALLRAAFLLPYALPVFASVITWSFMFQRDTGLINHVLHDQLHLIGDKPFWLIGDNSFTALLTVSVWRSWPFAFLTLTAGLQNIPRELYEAAALDGAGVWQQIRRITLPSLRPVNQVLVLVLFLWTFNDFNTPFVLFGKAAPKAADLISVHIYQASFVTWNFGAGSAMSVLLLLFLLLVTAGYLFATNRRRGADD; from the coding sequence GTGATCCGGCTGCGACGTCCGGGGCGCCGAGCCGCCCTGCCCTACCTGCTGCTGCTCCCGGCCCTGGCCGTGGAACTGCTGGTCCACCTGGTGCCGATGGTGGTCGGCATCCTGATGAGCTTCAAACAGCTCACCCAGTTCACCATCCGCGACTGGACCACCGCGCCGGCCGCCGGCACCGCCAACTACCGCATGGCACTGGACTTCAACGCCCCGGTCGGCCGGGCCCTGCTGGACTCCTTCTGGACCACCTGCGCCTTCACCCTGCTCTCGGTCGGCCTCTCCTGGCTGATCGGCACCACCGCCGCGGTGCTGATGCAGGACGCCTTCCGCGGCCGGGCGCTGCTGCGGGCCGCCTTCCTGCTGCCCTACGCGCTGCCGGTGTTCGCCTCGGTGATCACCTGGTCGTTCATGTTCCAGCGGGACACCGGCCTGATCAACCACGTGCTGCACGACCAGTTGCACCTGATCGGTGACAAGCCGTTCTGGCTGATCGGCGACAACAGCTTCACCGCGCTGCTCACCGTCTCGGTCTGGCGCTCCTGGCCGTTCGCCTTCCTCACCCTGACCGCCGGGCTGCAGAACATCCCGCGCGAGCTCTACGAGGCGGCCGCGCTGGACGGCGCCGGGGTCTGGCAGCAGATCCGCCGGATCACCCTGCCCTCGCTGCGCCCGGTCAACCAGGTGCTGGTGCTGGTGCTCTTCCTGTGGACCTTCAACGACTTCAACACCCCCTTCGTGCTGTTCGGCAAGGCCGCCCCGAAGGCCGCCGACCTGATCTCCGTCCACATCTACCAAGCCTCCTTCGTCACCTGGAACTTCGGCGCCGGCTCGGCCATGTCGGTGCTGCTGCTGCTCTTCCTGCTGCTGGTGACGGCCGGCTACCTGTTCGCCACCAACCGCCGCAGGGGCGCCGATGATTGA
- a CDS encoding carbohydrate ABC transporter permease, with protein sequence MIDPPAWFRRLRRLVLLLLAVFTLTPVAVMLSSSLKPLQDVQGPWRWLPSHLTFRPYLDIWTTVPLARYFTNSLIVAGSATALSVLLAVLAGYAVSRYRFPGRRLFTTTVLSTQMFPGILFLLPLFLLYVNIGNSTGIALYGSRGGLILTYLTFSLPFSIWMLVGYFDSIPRDLDEAAAVDGCGPVRTLLRIVLPAAVPGIVAVAVYAFMTAWGEVLFASVMTNDQTRTLAVGLQGYATQTDVYWNQVMAASLVVSVPMVAGFLLLQRYLVAGLTAGAVK encoded by the coding sequence ATGATTGACCCGCCCGCCTGGTTCCGCCGGCTGCGCCGGCTGGTCCTGCTGCTGCTCGCCGTCTTCACCCTGACCCCGGTCGCGGTGATGCTCAGCTCCTCGCTGAAGCCGCTGCAGGACGTCCAGGGGCCCTGGCGGTGGCTGCCCAGCCACCTCACCTTCCGGCCCTACCTGGACATCTGGACCACCGTGCCGCTGGCCCGCTACTTCACCAACTCGCTGATCGTGGCCGGCAGCGCCACCGCGCTCTCGGTGCTGCTGGCGGTGCTGGCCGGCTACGCGGTCAGCCGCTACCGGTTCCCCGGGCGGCGGCTGTTCACCACCACGGTGCTCTCCACCCAGATGTTCCCGGGGATCCTCTTCCTGCTGCCGCTCTTCCTGCTCTACGTCAACATCGGCAACTCCACCGGCATCGCGCTCTACGGCAGCCGCGGCGGCCTGATCCTCACCTACCTGACCTTCTCGCTGCCGTTCTCGATCTGGATGCTGGTCGGGTACTTCGACTCGATCCCGCGCGACCTGGACGAGGCGGCCGCGGTGGACGGCTGCGGCCCGGTCCGCACCCTGCTGCGGATCGTGCTGCCCGCCGCCGTGCCCGGCATCGTCGCGGTCGCGGTCTACGCCTTCATGACCGCCTGGGGCGAGGTGCTGTTCGCCTCGGTGATGACCAACGACCAGACCCGCACCCTGGCCGTCGGCCTGCAGGGCTACGCGACCCAGACCGACGTGTACTGGAACCAGGTGATGGCCGCCTCACTGGTCGTCAGCGTCCCAATGGTGGCCGGCTTCCTGCTCCTCCAGCGCTACCTGGTGGCCGGCCTGACCGCCGGCGCCGTCAAGTGA
- a CDS encoding GH1 family beta-glucosidase, with translation MNDLDALPPDFRWGAATSAYQIEGAAAEDGRAPSIWDTFSRTPGAVAGGDTGDTACDHYHRWPADLDLAAGLGLDAYRFSIAWPRVVPLADGTVNPAGLDFYDRLVDGALARGLTPFPTLYHWDLPQAQQDRGGWPERATAERFAEYAAVIAERLGDRVTHWCTLNEPLCSSWIGHLEGLMAPGLTDLTAAVRASYHLHLAHGLAVRALRETVPGARIGIVNNLSPIEPATDSPADLAAARRADGHINRWWLDPVLGRGYPQDMVDLYGVELPVRDGDPELIGAPLDWLGLNYYFRQVVADDPTGPVPRFRQLPGRNPQRTAMDWEVHAPGLEELLLRLAEEYRVPELYVTESGAAYRDTVDADGRIDDADRAAYLEQHLAACARAAAKGAPVAGYFAWSLLDNFEWAYGYDKRFGLVHVDYPSQRRTVKRSGHRYAELIRAHRAA, from the coding sequence GTGAACGACCTGGACGCACTGCCGCCCGACTTCCGCTGGGGCGCGGCCACCTCGGCCTACCAGATCGAGGGCGCCGCGGCCGAGGACGGCCGGGCCCCGTCGATCTGGGACACCTTCTCCCGCACCCCGGGCGCGGTGGCCGGCGGCGACACCGGCGACACCGCCTGCGACCACTACCACCGCTGGCCCGCGGACCTCGACCTGGCCGCCGGCCTCGGTCTGGACGCCTACCGGTTCTCGATCGCCTGGCCCCGGGTGGTGCCGCTGGCCGACGGCACCGTCAACCCGGCCGGACTGGACTTCTACGACCGGCTGGTGGACGGGGCGCTGGCCCGCGGCCTCACCCCGTTCCCCACCCTCTACCACTGGGACCTCCCGCAGGCCCAACAGGACCGCGGCGGCTGGCCCGAGCGCGCCACCGCCGAGCGGTTCGCCGAGTACGCGGCGGTGATCGCCGAGCGCCTGGGCGACCGGGTCACCCACTGGTGCACCCTCAACGAGCCGCTCTGCTCCTCCTGGATCGGCCACCTGGAGGGCCTGATGGCGCCCGGCCTGACCGACCTGACGGCGGCCGTGCGCGCCTCCTACCACCTGCACCTGGCCCACGGGTTGGCCGTGCGGGCGCTGCGGGAAACCGTGCCCGGGGCGCGGATCGGCATCGTCAACAACCTCAGCCCGATCGAACCGGCCACCGACTCCCCCGCGGACCTGGCCGCCGCCCGCCGGGCCGACGGCCACATCAACCGCTGGTGGCTGGACCCGGTGCTGGGCCGCGGCTACCCGCAGGACATGGTGGACCTCTACGGCGTCGAACTCCCGGTCCGCGACGGCGACCCGGAGCTGATCGGCGCCCCGCTGGACTGGCTCGGGCTGAACTACTACTTCCGCCAGGTCGTCGCCGACGACCCGACCGGCCCGGTGCCGCGCTTTCGCCAACTGCCCGGCCGCAACCCGCAGCGCACCGCGATGGACTGGGAGGTGCACGCCCCCGGCCTGGAGGAGCTGCTGCTGCGCCTGGCCGAGGAGTACCGGGTCCCCGAGCTCTACGTCACCGAGAGCGGCGCCGCCTACCGCGACACCGTCGACGCCGACGGCCGGATCGACGACGCCGACCGCGCCGCCTACCTGGAGCAGCACCTGGCCGCCTGCGCCCGCGCGGCCGCCAAGGGCGCCCCGGTGGCCGGCTACTTCGCCTGGTCGCTGCTGGACAACTTCGAGTGGGCCTACGGCTACGACAAGCGGTTCGGCCTGGTGCACGTCGACTACCCGTCCCAGCGGCGCACCGTCAAGCGCAGCGGCCACCGCTACGCCGAGCTGATCCGGGCCCACCGGGCAGCATGA